In Monodelphis domestica isolate mMonDom1 chromosome 3, mMonDom1.pri, whole genome shotgun sequence, the following proteins share a genomic window:
- the LOC130457887 gene encoding glutathione S-transferase theta-1-like, whose translation MVLNLYLDLLNPSCRSIYIFARRNQITFEMIPVDLMKAEHCSEDFVKINPFMKVPVLTDESFILRESVAILLYLCRRYRAPDYWYPADARRCARVDEFLAWGELNLKKHCNKFLWMKLLIPHFFKCDVPESKVEEATVELSRTLGVLVKKFLRTKAFLAGERLTLADVVALEDVVQALSSGYNIIENRPLIQRWRGRVESTLGQMLCDEVHEHIMALKNKPPLTSDMVRTFDTRRDMLLS comes from the exons ATGGTCCTCAACTTGTACCTCGACCTGCTCAACCCCTCATGCCGCTCCATCTACATCTTCGCAAGGCGGAACCAAATCACCTTCGAAATGATCCCTGTGGACCTGATGAAAG CTGAACATTGCAGTGAAGATTTTGTGAAAATCAACCCATTCATGAAGGTGCCAGTGCTGACAGATGAAAGCTTCATCTTAAGAGAGAG TGTGGCCATTTTATTATACCTGTGCCGCAGATACAGGGCACCAGACTACTGGTACCCGGCTGACGCCAGGAGGTGTGCTCGGGTGGATGAGTTCCTAGCCTGGGGAGAACTGAATCTGAAAAAGCACTGCAACAAGTTCTTATGGATGAAG CTGCTGATCCCCCACTTCTTCAAATGTGACGTGCCTGAGAGTAAGGTGGAGGAGGCCACCGTAGAACTGAGCCGCACCCTGGGCGTGCTTGTGAAGAAGTTTCTGAGGACCAAGGCCTTCCTCGCTGGGGAAAGACTGACCCTGGCTGATGTGGTGGCTCTGGAGGATGTGGTACAG GCCCTCAGTTCTGGCTACAACATCATAGAGAACCGGCCCTTGATACAACGGTGGCGTGGAAGGGTAGAAAGCACCTTGGGTCAGATGCTCTGTGATGAGGTCCATGAGCATATCATGGCCCTCAAGAATAAGCCCCCCCTGACCTCTGATATGGTGAGGACATTTGATACAAGGAGAGATATGCTGCTGAGCTGA